A section of the Acanthochromis polyacanthus isolate Apoly-LR-REF ecotype Palm Island chromosome 13, KAUST_Apoly_ChrSc, whole genome shotgun sequence genome encodes:
- the si:ch211-11n16.2 gene encoding zinc finger FYVE domain-containing protein 1, with the protein MSEILMKEMESISISPVKPEERASDVRSFLLVDEQENLQVHDETDFVERLACADVAGVKVLSIFGNTGDGKSHTLNHILFGGESVFYTSKSPSSCTVGVWAAYNPSLSLVALDTEGLLGAAANQNQRMRLLLKVLAVSDIVVYRTRAERLHNDMFHFLSSASGAYLKHFTPELRALSSRCGLDVPLSSLGPAVIVFQETTHTQLLGQDSKVPGHADTLLQKRFHDLNLGTEAFSSVQYVGTQTITPPTDYSRLLEAVRQQVKNTHTRSPRQPGIVFHALEALSERFCGELSDEKMTLHSFFPDEYFTCSAVCLSCNIRCRNGMNHLRDRVPHMADGLCQYAHQYNNKVLICKRCYEGGREVIVVPKTSASTDNPWFGLAKYAWSGYVLECASCGVIYRSRQYWMGNQDPESGVVRSEVKHVWEGSDTFLTNHQNAAQRVLDGMNYMIQSVSEYGTGPTKAVTAWLTDQVAPPYWRPNAEITSCHGCQKVFEEAERKHHCRSCGEGFCHPCSSHRMPVPERGWGSGPVRVCKACYRQGGPADTNSQVCKVEPRGLIARRVTEVAQSTLDMVTTAVDYPLCFVKDVARPDYWVPDQNITQCHQCSKTFTPVMSKHHCRACGQGVCGPCSTHNRPVPSRGWDHPVRVCDSCHARTDAL; encoded by the exons ATGTCAGAAATACTAATGAAAGAAATGGAGAGTATATCTATCAGTCCAGTGAAGCCTGAGGAGCGAGCCAGCGATGTCCGGAGCTTTCTGCTGGTGGATGAACAAGAAAACCTGCAG GTCCACGATGAGACTGACTTTGTGGAGAGACTCGCCTGTGCCGACGTCGCAGGTGTCAAGGTCCTCTCCATCTTTGGCAACACCGGCGATGGCAAGTCGCACACCCTCAACCACATTCTGTTTGGTGGCGAGAGCGTGTTCTACACCTCCAAGTCCCCCAGCTCCTGTACTGTGGGAGTGTGGGCCGCTTACAACCCCTCTCTGAGCCTGGTCGCCCTGGATACGGAGGGCCTCCTGGGAGCCGCCGCCAATCAGAACCAGAGAATGCGGCTGCTGCTGAAG GTATTGGCGGTGTCTGATATAGTAGTCTATCGTACACGAGCGGAGCGCCTCCACAATGACATGTTCCACTTCCTGAGTAGTGCCTCAGGGGCCTACCTGAAGCACTTTACACCAGAGCTGAGGGCCCTGTCGAGCCGGTGTGGTCTGGATGTGCCCCTCTCTTCTCTGGGGCCTGCTGTCATTGTCTTCCAGGAAACGACACACACTCAACTGCTGGGGCAAG ACTCGAAGGTGCCCGGTCATGCTGACACGCTGCTCCAGAAGCGTTTTCATGACCTGAATTTGGGGACAGAGGCCTTCAGTTCGGTGCAGTACGTCGGCACTCAGACCATTACACCTCCTACGGACTACAGCAGACTGCTGGAGGCCGTCAGGCAGCAAGTGAAGAACACTCACACTCGTTCCCCCCGCCAGCCCGGCATCGTGTTTCACGCTCTGGAA GCTCTGAGTGAACGTTTTTGTGGAGAACTATCAGATGAGAAGATGACACTGCATTCCTTCTTCCCTGACGAGTACTTCACCTGCTCCGCTGTCTGCCTCAGCTGCAA TATTCGCTGTAGAAATGGAATGAACCATCTGAGAGACAGGGTTCCCCATATGGCAGATGGACTGTGCCAGTATGCACACCAGTACAACAACAAGGTCCTCATCTGTAAG AGGTGCTATGAAGGAGGCAGAGAGGTGATCGTTGTACCAAAAACATCAGCTTCCACCGACAACCCGTGGTTTGGACTGGCCAAGTATGCCTGGTCAGG GTATGTACTGGAGTGTGCTAGTTGTGGCGTAATCTACCGCAGCAGACAGTACTGGATGGGAAACCAGGACCCTGAGAGCGGCGTAGTGCGATCTGAAGTCAAACACGTCTGGGAGGGA TCTGACACCTTCCTGACCAACCACCAGAATGCTGCCCAGAGGGTCCTGGACGGGATGAACTATATGATTCAGTCGGTGTCAGAATATGGCACCGGCCCCACCAAAGCTGTCACAGCCTGGCTCACTGATCAGGTGGCACCTCCATACTGGAGACCCAACGCAGAGATCACT TCCTGTCATGGATGTCAGAAGGTGTTTGAGGAGGCGGAGAGGAAGCATCACTGTCGATCATGTGGCGAGGGTTTCTGCCATCCCTGCTCCAGCCACAGGATGCCGGTGCCAGAGAGGGGCTGGGGCAGCGGTCCTGTCAGGGTCTGTAAAGCCTGCTACCGCCAGGGAGGACCTGCTGACACTAACAGCCAGG TGTGTAAGGTGGAGCCTCGAGGTTTAATTGCTCGCAGAGTGACGGAGGTGGCTCAGTCTACCCTGGACATGGTCACCACAGCTGTGGATTACCCTCTCT GTTTTGTGAAGGACGTGGCTCGACCAGACTACTGGGTGCCAGACCAGAACATCACTCAGTGCCACCAGTGCTCTAAAACCTTCACTCCAGTCATGTCCAAGCACCACTGCAGGGCCTGTGGACAGGGAGTGTGCGGTCCCTGCTCCACTCACAACAGGCCTGTGCCCTCCCGAGGCTGGGACCACCCGGTCAGAGTGTGTGACAGCTGCCACGCCCGGACAGACGCCCTGTGA